The DNA region TTTAGAACAAATTAAAAGCTATATTTAATGAAAACGTTGGCAATTATTGGCGCAGGAGATTTAGGACAGCAAATCGCACATTTTGCATTGTCAGACAAACATTATAATAGTGTAGTTTTTTTTGATGATTATACAACGCAAGATCAAATAAAAAATATACCAGTTTTAGGGACTATAAATAATGTTGTTTCGGCTTATAAAAACAAACAATTTGACGAGCTAATTATTGGTATAGGCTATAAACATTTAGAAGTTAGAAAGACTGTTTACGATACGTTTAAAGATCAAGTACCATTTGGTAAAATTATACATTCCTCATGTTATGTAGATCAAACAGCTAAGATTGGGCAAGGTTGTGTGATTTATCCAAAGGTAAATTTAGATGCTAATACAGAAGTTAAAGAGAATTGTATTTTAAATATTAATTGTACAATAGCGCACGATTCTGTTATAGGTTCACATAGTTTTTTATCGCCTAGAGTTGCAATTGCTGGATTTGTAAATGTAGAAGAGCAATGTATTTTAGGAATAAATGCTACTATAATAGACAATATAACTATTACTAGTAAAACCCAATTAGGCGCAGGTACAGTAGTAATTAAATCAATAGAAAAACAAGGGTTATACGTTGGTAATCCTGCAAAATTTATAAGATAATGATTCCATTTAATAAACCTTATCTTACAGGTAAAGAACCACATTATATAGAGCAATCTGTGATGTCTGGTAAAATTTCTGGAAATGGAGATTTTACTAAAAAATGCCAACACTATTTTGAAGATACTTATAACATAAAAAAAGCCTTATTAACAACTTCTTGCACAGATGCATTAGAGATGTGTGCAATGCTAATAGATTGTAAAGGTTACGAGGTTATAGTGCCTTCTTACACATTTGTATCTACAGCTTTAGCATTTGTAAGACAAGGCGCAAAAATTGTGTTTGCAGATTCAAAATCTGATCAACCCAATATAGATCCAGAACAAATAGAAGCGTTAATTACCAAAAACACTAAAGCTATAGTAGTGGTACATTATGCTGGTGTTGCTGTAGATATGGATAAAATAATGACGTTAGCAAAAACTTATAATTTGTTTGTTATTGAAGATGCTGCGCAAGCAATAGATTCGTATTACAAAGAAAAGCCGTTAGGTAGCATAGGTCATTTAAGTGCTTTTTCTTTTCATGAGACTAAAAATATAATATCAGGTGAAGGAGGATTATTAGGTATAAATGACAAACAATTTATAGATAGAGCAGAAATTTTATGGGAAAAAGGAACAAATAGATCATCTTTTTTTAGAGGCGAAATTAATAAATATGGTTGGGTAGATACTGGATCCTCATTTTTACCATCAGAGGTAATAGCAGCTTTTTTGTGGGCGCAGATAGAAAATATTAAACCCATACAAGCTAAACGAATAAAAATTTGGGATAATTATTATAACCAATTAAATATTCTAGAACAGAATAATAAAATCACACTGCCAAAAATTCCTGATTTCGCTACTAATAATGCGCATATGTTTTACATAATTTGTAAAACTGAAAACCAAAGAAGCGAACTAATTAAATTTTTAAAAGAAAAGGAAGTCTATGCAGTATTTCATTATTTAAGTTTACATAAAAGTGAATATTACAAAAGTTTAGATTATTACAAAGCAACAGACTTACCAAATTCAGATAAGTTTACCTCGCAATTATTAAGATTACCTTTTTATTTTGAATTAGAAGAACAACAACAGCAATTAATAATAGACTTAATTTTAGAGTTTTTTAATGAGTAAACCATTAATATATCATATTTGTGAAGACGAAAAATTTATAAATTCTGCTATAAAACAATTTGAAGATGTTTATAGCGGATACAATAAATTTTACGTGCTTGTAAAAGATATAACTCAAGAATTTAGATATATTAATACACAGTCGTTTGTTACAAAAGTAGATAGTAATTCTGTTTTAAATATTATTGATCAAATAACATCAAAAGACATTGTGGTTTTTCATAGCTTGTCTAAAGATTTCTATGACTTTTGTTTGCAATTACCACAATCAATACAAACAGTTTGGATGTGTTTTGGTTTTGAGATTTACAACGATCATAACTATACAAAAGACGCACCAATACTTGCGCCAATTACTTTAAAAAAATTTATTAGAAAATCGCCAAGTGCTAATTACTCGTTTAAAAAACGAGTGAAAAACGCATTAAGGCCAATATATCATACATTAAAAGGAAATAGAGAGTTATCTATTATTAAAAAAAAAGAAAAATCTATCCAACGTATAGATTATCTAGCAACTTCTTTTAAACAAGAGCATCACAGTATTTGTAAATTTATACAACAGGAGAAAAAAAACTTTAAATTTTGGTATTATCCGTTACATTTAATTGTAGATGTAAATGCAAAAATAGAAAGTAATAAAACAGCTATTTTAATCGGTAATTCTGGCTTTAGAACTGGTAATCATCTAGACGTTTTTAATGCTTTAAAACAATTACCAATTACACAAAGTAAAATATATGTACCACTAAGTTACGGTAACCCAAGTTATATACAAGCAATAAAAGAAGAAGGACAACTCATTTTTAAAGATAAATTTAATCCATTACTAACATTTTTACCTTTAGAAGATTACAATCAAATACTAAACACCATAGGAATTGCAATATTTTATAATTTTAGGCAACAAGCTGTAGGTAACACGATAGCTATTTTATGGTATGGAGCAAAAGTGTTTTTAAGCGAAAAAAATCCTTTTTATCATTATTTAAAAGACTTAGGTGTTATAGTTTTTAGTGTAGAAAAAGATTTAAACGCGCAAAGTATATCAAGTCATTTGGATATAAATCAAATAGAAAACAACAGGAAAATATTGTATGATCAGCTTAACCAAAACCAGTTAAAAAGAGATTTAGAAAATCAAATTCATTCCATTTTAAATTTAAATAAATAAGTAAAATGGTAGAAGTATCTATTATAATTCCAGTCTACAATCGTGCACATTATATTGCCAAAACACTAGATTCTATTATTGATCAAACGTTTAAAAATTGGGAATGTATTGTGGTAGATGATGGTAGTACAGATCATACTTTAGAAGTTGTTAAATTCTATGAGAATAAAGACAACAGAATTAAATTATATCAAAGACCAGAACAATTTAAAAAAGGAGCAAACGCTTGTCGTAATTTTGGTTTTTCTATAAGTAAAGGACAATATATACAATGGTTTGATAGTGATGATTTAATGTTTAAAGATTTATTAAAAGCAAAAACGCACTACTTAAATACAAACAAGTCAAGTCAATTTTGTTTATGTCAAATGATTTTTTTTGAAGAAATTAACGGACAATTTAAACAACAACAAACAACAAATATTAAATACAAAGATCTTTTGCTTGATTATGTTTCTGGAAAAATCACTATTGGTACACAAACCGTATTTTGGCGAAAATCTTTTTTAGAGAATAAACAGTTATTTGATCAAGATTTAACTCAATCTCAAGATTTAGAATTTAATTCCAGAATGTTTCAAAATAATCCAAAAGGTGGATTTATTGATCAACCGCTAATTTGGTATCGACAAGCAGAAGACTCAATAAGCTCAAACTATTTAAACGTAATAGAAAATCATTATCAGTCTTTCTTAGAAGTAAGAAGACGTATAATAAACTCTAACCCAAAAAACTTAGCAATAAACGCAGCAGTAATTAAATCGGTTTTAACTTTATTAAGATCAAGTTTAGCAGCAAAAAAATATCAAATAAGCAAAGATGTTATTAAGTTTATTAAAGCTAATAATAAAAATAGATCTTTGATATTCAATATGAAATTACAAAGAATTTATTTTGCTTATAATGTGGTTAAAACTTTAAAATTTGGAGAAACTAGATTAAAACCTTTATTTAGATTATGAATAATTTTCTAGTATCCATAATCATTCCTATATATAATAGAGCGCATATTGTTAAAAAAACATTAGACTCTATAACTAAACAATCCTATACCAATTGGGAATGTGTGATTGTTGATGATGGTAGTACAGATCATACTTTAGACGTGTTACATTCTTACCAACAAAAAGATAACAGGTTTAAAATTTACAAAAGACCTTCAAATTATATTAAAGGTGCAAATGCATGCCGAAATTTTGGTTTTTTACAATCTAAAGGAGCTTACATAAATTGGTTTGATAGTGACGATGTCATGCTTAAAGACTTTATAAAATTAAAAGTCGAAGCAGTTACTACAAATACAAATGCAGTAATTAGCCGTAATCGCTATGCAAATGCAAATTTCACACAGTTTAGAGAATCAAAATTTAATTTTTCTGAAGACACATTGTTTAAAGACTATGCTTTAGAGACTATAGAATTGCAAACCTGTAGTTTTTTATGGGAAAAACAATACTTACAGGATAAAAAGCTATTTGATCCGCAAATTACACGTTACCAAGATAACGAATTTCATATTAGGATGTTGGCCAACAAACCAAAACTAATCGTATTAAATCACGTTTTAGCAACGATTAGAAGCGGTAATAGTGATCAATCGCAAATTAGTTCTTTAGTAGAAGAAAATTCAATAAAAATTTTAGACATATTTTATTATCGTTATCAATGTTTAAAATTAGCTTTTAATACAACATTGTGGAATGATAAAACATTTAAAAGAACCATTGCAAAAAAAGCATTTTGGATGTTTTACTCAGGTTTAAAAAAAGAAAAACAATTAAAAAACCGAATAGGATATGTGTTTAAATATAAAGATCAACTTAAATTCCTTTATACTATAAATGCACTATCAACAACTGAAAAATTAAAATCTAAAGGACTAATTATTAAACGTGTATTATTTAGATAACTAATGAAAATTCTAACCGTAGCCATACCAAATCATCACTTTTTTCAGTGGGTAAATCAACTAGAACATTCAGGACATGAAGTGTATTGGTTTGATATCACAGATGGCAATGGGTTTTCAAAAAAAATACATTGGGTAAAGCAATGTAACGGTTGGAAATTAAGATGGGATTATCCATTACGACAACGTATTAAAAAACATGCACCTAAATTATATACACTAATTCAACAGGTTAATGAAGTATCGGTGTTAAAAGCGTTTGAAAAGGTGTTACACCAAATACAACCAGATATTATACATTGTTTTGAAATGCAATTATCTGGTTTACCTATTTTAGAAGTTTTAGAACAAACAACACTACCAGTAATCTATTCGTCTTGGGGAAGCGACATGTATAATTATAAAGCACTTGGTGTTACTACACAAGAGGCAAAACAGTTTTTAAATCGCGTAGATTATCTAATTACAGATTGCCAAAGAGACTATAAAATCGCTCAAAACTTAGGGTTTAAACATAAGTTTTTAGGCGTATTTCCAGGAAATGGTGGTATAAGCATTCCATTAGATGCTATTGTACCTATATCGCAACGTCAAACTATCATGGTAAAAGGTTACGATGATGGCGTAGGACAAGCCATTATTGTTTTAAAAGCTTTAGCTAACGTAGATATTAAATTATTAAAGGATAAGCAAATTGTTGTTTACAGTGCAGATCAAGTGGTTATAGATTATTTAAAGCAATCTACTGTATTTAGTAATTTAGATGTGAAGATATTTAAACGCGGTCAATTTTTAAGTAATTCAACGCTATTAAGTTATATGGGAAACAGTCTTTTACATATAGCAAGTAGTACTTCAGATGGAATGCCAAATGCTTTATTAGAAGCAATGGGAATGGGCGCATTTCCAATCCAATCCAATCCTGGACATGTTACAGAAGAAGTGATTACACATCATAAAAATGGATTTTTAATACATAATCCATTAGATATAAAAGACATTGAACAATTAATAACCGAAGCACTAAACAATCAAGCCTTATTAGAACATGCTAAAGACATTAATGTTAAATTAATAGATAAAAGATGTAATCGTTTACATTTGCAACCTAAAATACAGTCTTTATA from Mesoflavibacter profundi includes:
- a CDS encoding acetyltransferase; protein product: MKTLAIIGAGDLGQQIAHFALSDKHYNSVVFFDDYTTQDQIKNIPVLGTINNVVSAYKNKQFDELIIGIGYKHLEVRKTVYDTFKDQVPFGKIIHSSCYVDQTAKIGQGCVIYPKVNLDANTEVKENCILNINCTIAHDSVIGSHSFLSPRVAIAGFVNVEEQCILGINATIIDNITITSKTQLGAGTVVIKSIEKQGLYVGNPAKFIR
- a CDS encoding glycosyltransferase; this translates as MKILTVAIPNHHFFQWVNQLEHSGHEVYWFDITDGNGFSKKIHWVKQCNGWKLRWDYPLRQRIKKHAPKLYTLIQQVNEVSVLKAFEKVLHQIQPDIIHCFEMQLSGLPILEVLEQTTLPVIYSSWGSDMYNYKALGVTTQEAKQFLNRVDYLITDCQRDYKIAQNLGFKHKFLGVFPGNGGISIPLDAIVPISQRQTIMVKGYDDGVGQAIIVLKALANVDIKLLKDKQIVVYSADQVVIDYLKQSTVFSNLDVKIFKRGQFLSNSTLLSYMGNSLLHIASSTSDGMPNALLEAMGMGAFPIQSNPGHVTEEVITHHKNGFLIHNPLDIKDIEQLITEALNNQALLEHAKDINVKLIDKRCNRLHLQPKIQSLYTQIIK
- the rffA gene encoding dTDP-4-amino-4,6-dideoxygalactose transaminase; this translates as MIPFNKPYLTGKEPHYIEQSVMSGKISGNGDFTKKCQHYFEDTYNIKKALLTTSCTDALEMCAMLIDCKGYEVIVPSYTFVSTALAFVRQGAKIVFADSKSDQPNIDPEQIEALITKNTKAIVVVHYAGVAVDMDKIMTLAKTYNLFVIEDAAQAIDSYYKEKPLGSIGHLSAFSFHETKNIISGEGGLLGINDKQFIDRAEILWEKGTNRSSFFRGEINKYGWVDTGSSFLPSEVIAAFLWAQIENIKPIQAKRIKIWDNYYNQLNILEQNNKITLPKIPDFATNNAHMFYIICKTENQRSELIKFLKEKEVYAVFHYLSLHKSEYYKSLDYYKATDLPNSDKFTSQLLRLPFYFELEEQQQQLIIDLILEFFNE
- a CDS encoding glycosyltransferase family 2 protein, translating into MNNFLVSIIIPIYNRAHIVKKTLDSITKQSYTNWECVIVDDGSTDHTLDVLHSYQQKDNRFKIYKRPSNYIKGANACRNFGFLQSKGAYINWFDSDDVMLKDFIKLKVEAVTTNTNAVISRNRYANANFTQFRESKFNFSEDTLFKDYALETIELQTCSFLWEKQYLQDKKLFDPQITRYQDNEFHIRMLANKPKLIVLNHVLATIRSGNSDQSQISSLVEENSIKILDIFYYRYQCLKLAFNTTLWNDKTFKRTIAKKAFWMFYSGLKKEKQLKNRIGYVFKYKDQLKFLYTINALSTTEKLKSKGLIIKRVLFR
- a CDS encoding TDP-N-acetylfucosamine:lipid II N-acetylfucosaminyltransferase, with amino-acid sequence MSKPLIYHICEDEKFINSAIKQFEDVYSGYNKFYVLVKDITQEFRYINTQSFVTKVDSNSVLNIIDQITSKDIVVFHSLSKDFYDFCLQLPQSIQTVWMCFGFEIYNDHNYTKDAPILAPITLKKFIRKSPSANYSFKKRVKNALRPIYHTLKGNRELSIIKKKEKSIQRIDYLATSFKQEHHSICKFIQQEKKNFKFWYYPLHLIVDVNAKIESNKTAILIGNSGFRTGNHLDVFNALKQLPITQSKIYVPLSYGNPSYIQAIKEEGQLIFKDKFNPLLTFLPLEDYNQILNTIGIAIFYNFRQQAVGNTIAILWYGAKVFLSEKNPFYHYLKDLGVIVFSVEKDLNAQSISSHLDINQIENNRKILYDQLNQNQLKRDLENQIHSILNLNK
- a CDS encoding glycosyltransferase family 2 protein yields the protein MVEVSIIIPVYNRAHYIAKTLDSIIDQTFKNWECIVVDDGSTDHTLEVVKFYENKDNRIKLYQRPEQFKKGANACRNFGFSISKGQYIQWFDSDDLMFKDLLKAKTHYLNTNKSSQFCLCQMIFFEEINGQFKQQQTTNIKYKDLLLDYVSGKITIGTQTVFWRKSFLENKQLFDQDLTQSQDLEFNSRMFQNNPKGGFIDQPLIWYRQAEDSISSNYLNVIENHYQSFLEVRRRIINSNPKNLAINAAVIKSVLTLLRSSLAAKKYQISKDVIKFIKANNKNRSLIFNMKLQRIYFAYNVVKTLKFGETRLKPLFRL